A section of the Pimelobacter simplex genome encodes:
- a CDS encoding DUF3159 domain-containing protein, translated as MSADEKAETPETPAEHPHLGVDTVEALVRMQLATALGGRRGMLEAAVPGIVFTVLWLSTKELQWALVASLVVAGAALLLRLVQRSSTQFVLNAIFGIGIGWVFVRWAESSGGSESDQALAFFLPGILISLGYTVVLGFTCLIGWPMLGFMLGSVTGDATAWHEDKQIVRLCSRLTWVMLLPGAIGVLLQGPVWLLGHQGTMDPDRAVVLILILRTGLGWVLRIGSWSAMIWLLARNATPLEQQARVAEA; from the coding sequence GTGAGCGCCGACGAGAAGGCCGAGACGCCCGAGACGCCGGCCGAGCACCCCCACCTCGGCGTCGACACCGTCGAGGCGCTCGTGCGGATGCAGCTGGCCACCGCGCTGGGCGGCCGGCGCGGCATGCTCGAGGCGGCCGTGCCCGGCATCGTGTTCACCGTGCTCTGGCTCAGCACCAAGGAGCTCCAGTGGGCCCTGGTCGCCAGCCTCGTGGTCGCCGGCGCGGCGCTCCTGCTGCGGCTGGTCCAGCGCAGCAGCACCCAGTTCGTGCTCAACGCGATCTTCGGCATCGGCATCGGCTGGGTGTTCGTGCGCTGGGCCGAGAGCTCGGGCGGCTCGGAGTCCGACCAGGCGCTCGCGTTCTTCCTGCCCGGCATCCTGATCAGCCTGGGCTACACCGTCGTGCTCGGCTTCACCTGCCTCATCGGCTGGCCGATGCTCGGGTTCATGCTCGGCAGCGTCACCGGGGACGCGACCGCCTGGCACGAGGACAAGCAGATCGTGCGGCTGTGCAGCCGGCTCACCTGGGTGATGCTGCTGCCCGGCGCGATCGGCGTCCTGCTCCAGGGTCCGGTCTGGCTGCTCGGCCACCAGGGCACGATGGACCCCGACCGGGCCGTCGTCCTGATCCTGATCCTGCGCACCGGCCTCGGCTGGGTGCTGCGGATCGGCTCCTGGTCGGCGATGATCTGGCTCCTGGCCCGCAACGCGACCCCGCTGGAGCAGCAGGCGCGCGTCGCGGAGGCCTGA
- a CDS encoding potassium channel family protein, which produces MRVAIAGAGAVGRSIARELIENGHEVLLIDKSPASIRPERVPDAEWLLADSCELSSLEEARLDKCDVVIAATGDDKANLVTSLLAKTEFGVPRTVGRVNHPNNEWLFTEAWGVDVNVSTPRIMSALVEEAVTVGDLVRLFTFRQGNANLVEMTLPADSPYVGKASGLIPLPENCALVTILRDSQVYVPTPEQPLESGDELLFVVPSEAEDELERLLAPSSHPERRTPEDPKRT; this is translated from the coding sequence ATGCGAGTCGCGATTGCCGGAGCGGGTGCCGTCGGGCGCTCGATCGCCCGCGAGCTGATCGAGAACGGCCACGAGGTCCTGCTCATCGACAAGTCCCCCGCGTCCATCCGCCCCGAGCGGGTGCCGGACGCCGAGTGGCTGCTGGCCGACTCCTGCGAGCTCTCCTCGCTCGAGGAGGCGCGCCTGGACAAGTGCGACGTGGTCATCGCCGCCACCGGCGACGACAAGGCCAACCTCGTCACCTCGCTGCTGGCCAAGACCGAGTTCGGCGTCCCGCGCACGGTCGGCCGGGTCAACCACCCCAACAACGAGTGGCTCTTCACCGAGGCCTGGGGCGTGGACGTCAACGTGTCGACGCCGCGGATCATGTCCGCGCTGGTCGAGGAGGCGGTGACCGTCGGCGACCTGGTCCGGCTGTTCACCTTCCGCCAGGGCAACGCCAACCTGGTCGAGATGACGCTGCCGGCCGACTCGCCGTACGTCGGCAAGGCCTCGGGGCTCATCCCGCTGCCCGAGAACTGCGCGCTCGTCACGATCCTGCGCGACAGCCAGGTCTACGTGCCGACGCCGGAGCAGCCGCTGGAGTCGGGCGACGAGCTGCTGTTCGTGGTGCCCAGCGAGGCCGAGGACGAGCTCGAGCGGCTGCTCGCGCCGTCCTCGCACCCGGAGCGGCGTACGCCGGAGGACCCGAAGCGGACCTGA
- a CDS encoding potassium channel family protein — MHVVIMGCGRVGSTLARSLEDRNHTVSIIDSEPDAFRRLGPGFNGDKIPGVGFDQEVLEKAGIRRADAFAAVSSGDNSNIIAARVARESFGIQQVVARIYDPGRAEVYQRLGITTVATVRWTADQVLRRILPAGAEPDFRDPSGSIRVDHLAAPEVWVGARVGQLQQQGRCRVAWIDRLGEGMLPDRETVVQEGDMLHLVTHEQTAELTYEVLGRGPEHEG; from the coding sequence GTGCACGTCGTGATCATGGGATGCGGCCGCGTCGGCTCGACGCTGGCGCGCAGTCTCGAGGACCGCAACCACACCGTCTCGATCATCGACTCCGAGCCGGACGCGTTCCGGCGCCTGGGGCCGGGGTTCAACGGCGACAAGATCCCGGGCGTCGGGTTCGACCAGGAGGTCCTGGAGAAGGCGGGTATCCGCCGCGCCGACGCCTTCGCTGCGGTGTCGAGCGGTGACAACTCGAACATCATCGCCGCGCGGGTCGCCCGCGAGTCGTTCGGCATCCAGCAGGTCGTCGCCCGGATCTACGACCCGGGCCGGGCCGAGGTCTACCAGCGGCTCGGCATCACCACGGTCGCGACCGTGCGGTGGACCGCGGACCAGGTGCTGCGCCGGATCCTGCCGGCCGGCGCCGAGCCCGACTTCCGCGACCCGTCCGGCTCGATCCGGGTCGACCACCTGGCCGCGCCCGAGGTCTGGGTCGGCGCCCGCGTGGGCCAGCTCCAGCAGCAGGGCCGCTGCCGGGTGGCGTGGATCGACCGGCTCGGCGAGGGCATGCTGCCCGACCGGGAGACCGTCGTCCAGGAGGGCGACATGCTGCACCTGGTCACCCACGAGCAGACCGCCGAGCTGACCTACGAGGTGCTCGGCCGCGGGCCCGAGCACGAGGGCTGA
- a CDS encoding APC family permease, whose protein sequence is MGVGDVSKRILLGRKLRSAQLGETLLPKRIALPVFASDALSSVAYAPDEIFIMLAIAGASQYIWSWKIGIAVAIVMAAVIASYRQTVHAYPSGGGDYEVATVNLGRTAGMTVASALLVDYVLTVAVSISSGANYASAAIPAFQDHEATIAVVMVVLLTAMNLRGIRESGTFFAVPTYLFMFAILGMCAYGFLEMTLGTLPMAESAGLDITPKEGWEDPLTTFGLVVLLARAFSSGCAALTGVEAISNGVPAFKRPKSKNAATTLLLLGLIAITMMISVITLAKQMGLKYVDPHPADLARLTKDGQPLPEGYDQHAVIAQIARAIFHDFSPGFYFVVTVTGVILVLAANTAFNGFPVLGSILAKDGLAPRALGARGDRLAYSNGIVFLALMAIVLIVAFDAETTKLIQLYIVGVFVSFNLSQLGMIRHWTRALTTERDPAERRRMYRSRVINAVGLSFTAVVLVVVLLTKFLAGAWITILAMGFFFAVMKGIKKHYDNVERELAADETDKALPTRVHAIVLVSKLHKPTLRALAFAKATRPNSLEGVYVSVDEKETARLLEEWDERNTGIPLKVLHSPYREVVKPIIEYASAIRRANPRGVVAVYIPEYVVGRWWEQLLHNQTALRLKGRLLFTPGVMVTSVPYQLHSSQIAREREEREEQRVRPGDLRRGRVTPGERDDRQLRR, encoded by the coding sequence GTGGGTGTCGGTGATGTCTCGAAGCGCATCCTCCTCGGTCGCAAGCTGAGGAGCGCTCAGCTGGGGGAGACGCTGCTCCCCAAGCGGATCGCGCTCCCCGTGTTCGCCAGCGACGCCCTCTCGTCGGTGGCCTACGCCCCTGACGAGATCTTCATCATGCTCGCGATCGCCGGTGCGTCGCAGTACATCTGGTCGTGGAAGATCGGCATCGCGGTGGCCATCGTGATGGCCGCGGTCATCGCGTCGTACCGGCAGACGGTGCACGCCTACCCGTCCGGTGGCGGCGACTACGAGGTCGCCACCGTCAACCTCGGGCGGACCGCCGGCATGACCGTGGCCAGCGCACTGCTGGTCGACTACGTCCTGACCGTCGCGGTGTCGATCTCCTCGGGCGCCAACTACGCCTCGGCGGCGATACCCGCCTTCCAGGACCACGAGGCGACCATCGCCGTGGTCATGGTGGTGCTGCTGACCGCGATGAACCTGCGCGGCATCCGCGAGTCGGGCACCTTCTTCGCCGTCCCGACCTACCTGTTCATGTTCGCGATCCTCGGGATGTGCGCCTACGGCTTCCTCGAGATGACCCTCGGGACGCTCCCGATGGCCGAGAGCGCGGGCCTCGACATCACGCCCAAGGAGGGCTGGGAGGACCCGCTGACGACGTTCGGCCTGGTCGTCCTGCTGGCCCGCGCCTTCTCGTCGGGCTGTGCGGCGCTGACCGGTGTCGAGGCGATCTCGAACGGCGTACCGGCGTTCAAGCGGCCCAAGAGCAAGAACGCCGCGACCACGCTGCTGCTGCTCGGGCTGATCGCGATCACGATGATGATCAGCGTCATCACGCTGGCCAAGCAGATGGGCCTCAAGTACGTCGACCCGCACCCCGCGGACCTCGCCCGGCTGACCAAGGACGGCCAGCCGCTGCCCGAGGGCTACGACCAGCACGCGGTGATCGCCCAGATCGCGCGGGCGATCTTCCACGACTTCAGCCCCGGCTTCTACTTCGTGGTCACCGTCACCGGCGTGATCCTGGTGCTCGCCGCCAACACCGCCTTCAACGGCTTCCCGGTGCTCGGCTCGATCCTGGCCAAGGACGGCCTCGCGCCCCGCGCCCTCGGCGCCCGCGGCGACCGGCTGGCCTACAGCAACGGCATCGTCTTCCTGGCGCTCATGGCGATCGTCCTCATCGTCGCCTTCGACGCCGAGACCACCAAGCTGATCCAGCTCTACATCGTCGGCGTCTTCGTCTCGTTCAACCTCAGCCAGCTCGGCATGATCCGGCACTGGACCCGCGCGCTCACCACCGAACGAGATCCCGCCGAACGACGGCGGATGTACCGCTCGCGCGTCATCAACGCCGTCGGCCTCTCGTTCACCGCCGTCGTGCTCGTCGTCGTGCTGCTGACCAAGTTCCTGGCCGGTGCCTGGATCACCATCTTGGCGATGGGCTTCTTCTTCGCCGTGATGAAGGGCATCAAGAAGCACTACGACAACGTCGAGCGCGAGCTCGCCGCCGACGAGACCGACAAGGCGCTGCCCACCCGGGTGCACGCCATCGTCCTGGTCTCCAAGCTCCACAAGCCGACCCTGCGCGCCCTGGCGTTCGCCAAGGCGACCCGGCCCAACTCGCTCGAGGGCGTCTACGTCTCGGTCGACGAGAAGGAGACCGCGCGGCTGCTGGAGGAGTGGGACGAGCGCAACACCGGCATCCCGCTCAAGGTGCTCCACTCGCCGTACCGCGAGGTGGTCAAGCCGATCATCGAGTACGCCTCGGCCATCCGCCGGGCCAACCCGCGCGGCGTCGTCGCCGTCTACATCCCCGAGTACGTCGTGGGCCGCTGGTGGGAGCAGCTCCTGCACAACCAGACCGCCCTGCGCCTCAAGGGCCGGCTGCTGTTCACGCCGGGCGTCATGGTCACCTCGGTGCCCTACCAGCTGCACTCGTCGCAGATCGCGCGCGAGCGCGAGGAGCGCGAGGAGCAGCGGGTTCGGCCCGGCGACCTTCGGCGGGGCCGGGTCACGCCGGGCGAACGCGACGACCGCCAGCTCCGCCGCTGA
- a CDS encoding peptidase inhibitor family I36 protein, with amino-acid sequence MGSRSRTLAAAGTLLIGATLGAVPQASAVPVTSAAAAAPGTAGYLNMWVDDNYETCAWSRLNYDSNFGNDWCGAGTMHALRLDDKLSSFVNKTSDWWVLYEDKDYGGARVCVRPNSHDANIGNDTSYEDDISSVERRGTTKPANCTDTTGTAN; translated from the coding sequence ATGGGATCTCGGAGCAGGACGCTGGCCGCGGCCGGCACGTTGTTGATCGGCGCCACGCTCGGCGCCGTCCCGCAGGCGTCGGCGGTCCCGGTGACCTCCGCGGCCGCCGCGGCGCCCGGCACGGCCGGCTACCTCAACATGTGGGTGGACGACAACTACGAGACGTGCGCTTGGAGCCGGCTCAACTACGACAGCAACTTCGGCAACGACTGGTGCGGCGCGGGCACGATGCACGCCCTGCGCCTCGACGACAAGCTGTCGAGCTTCGTCAACAAGACGAGCGACTGGTGGGTGCTCTACGAGGACAAGGACTACGGCGGCGCGCGGGTCTGCGTCCGGCCGAACTCCCACGACGCCAACATCGGCAACGACACCTCCTACGAGGACGACATCTCCAGCGTCGAGCGACGCGGCACCACCAAGCCGGCCAACTGCACGGACACCACCGGCACGGCGAACTGA
- a CDS encoding class I SAM-dependent RNA methyltransferase, protein MTRQRTGRPRTKKARGASAVGRRLEVEIGPVAHGGHFVARAEDRVVFVRHALPGERVVLEITEGTEGDKFWRGDAVEVLAAAPERVAAPCPYAGPGLCGGCDFQHVALDAQRRLKADVVAEQLRRVARLDVSVEVEAVPGDDEGLHWRTRQRYVSLPGGARGMRKHRSHDVLPVEQCLLEAPAGPSYEVRGLRFEVADGGFWQVHPGAPEALVGAVLDALAPRAGESALDLYAGVGLFSRFLLDAVGPTGRVAAVEGDHTAVQLSERNCPGLLARAGDVGGVLAGELPPEWDQADLVVLDPPRVGAKRAVVEQVVRRAPRAVAYVACDPAALARDVAIFAEHGYRLSGLRAFDLFPMTHHVECVALLTKSGPDLR, encoded by the coding sequence ATGACCCGACAGCGGACCGGCCGCCCCCGTACCAAGAAGGCCCGTGGGGCCTCGGCCGTCGGCCGCCGCCTCGAGGTCGAGATCGGTCCGGTCGCGCACGGCGGGCACTTCGTCGCGCGCGCCGAGGACCGGGTGGTCTTCGTGCGGCACGCGCTGCCCGGGGAGCGGGTCGTCCTGGAGATCACCGAGGGGACCGAGGGCGACAAGTTCTGGCGCGGGGACGCCGTCGAGGTGCTCGCCGCGGCTCCCGAGCGCGTCGCCGCCCCCTGCCCGTACGCCGGGCCGGGCCTCTGCGGTGGGTGCGACTTCCAGCACGTCGCGCTCGACGCGCAGCGCCGGCTCAAGGCCGACGTGGTCGCCGAGCAGCTGCGCCGGGTCGCCAGGCTCGACGTGAGTGTCGAGGTCGAGGCGGTGCCCGGGGACGACGAGGGGCTGCACTGGCGCACCCGGCAGCGGTATGTCAGCCTGCCGGGCGGTGCCCGCGGGATGCGCAAGCACCGCTCCCACGACGTGCTGCCGGTCGAGCAGTGCCTCCTGGAGGCGCCCGCCGGGCCGTCGTACGAGGTGCGGGGCCTGAGGTTCGAGGTCGCCGACGGCGGCTTCTGGCAGGTCCACCCCGGGGCGCCCGAGGCGCTGGTCGGTGCGGTGCTCGACGCGCTCGCGCCGCGGGCGGGGGAGTCCGCCCTCGACCTGTACGCCGGCGTCGGGCTGTTCAGCCGGTTCCTCCTCGACGCGGTCGGACCCACGGGGCGCGTCGCGGCCGTCGAGGGCGACCACACCGCCGTCCAGCTCTCCGAGCGCAACTGCCCCGGGCTGCTGGCCCGGGCGGGCGATGTCGGCGGCGTGCTGGCCGGCGAGCTCCCGCCCGAGTGGGACCAGGCGGACCTGGTCGTGCTCGACCCGCCGCGGGTGGGCGCCAAGCGGGCGGTCGTCGAGCAGGTCGTGCGGCGCGCGCCGCGGGCGGTCGCCTACGTGGCCTGCGATCCCGCGGCGCTGGCCCGGGACGTGGCGATCTTCGCCGAGCACGGCTACCGGCTGAGCGGGCTGCGCGCCTTCGACCTGTTCCCGATGACGCACCACGTCGAATGCGTTGCCTTGCTGACGAAAAGCGGGCCTGACCTGCGGTGA
- a CDS encoding tyrosine-type recombinase/integrase, protein MARQKLIVGTYGEISCVRLKNGSWQARARYCDVDGVVRQYRKNGETKTKATANLKSFFVEHTGTFGDGAIAPDDTVQDLLDLWFLKMEQADGGPRPETLGYYRSHLRWVLDPKKTDQPLGAYQLRHVRPVIIQASLDSAGVSPDMRAKIRSVLVRAFNLAIFHVAINGNPASAVPSVPLPRSKKKPVPVEDLDEVRAAIREWANAEKRNGPKSVDLPDIVEMLIATGMRIGELLALRWSDIELSPPPERRDDESWFPWLMVNGQITSKGKRVDYGKTDAAIRPIALPDWAAALLRRRKVAQTPNDLDAVFITRNGTWHYPTNIQGRLRHIRHLADYEDLAALRDVSPHSFRRTVATEIDEVYDAEAAMNQLGHTSKTITERHYINRRLVVPDYRAATERLAPGDKANDGPALGR, encoded by the coding sequence ATGGCCAGGCAGAAGTTGATCGTCGGCACATACGGCGAGATCAGCTGCGTCCGGTTGAAGAACGGGTCCTGGCAGGCACGTGCCCGCTACTGCGACGTCGATGGCGTCGTGCGTCAGTACCGCAAGAACGGGGAGACGAAGACCAAGGCGACGGCCAACCTGAAGTCGTTTTTCGTCGAGCACACGGGCACCTTCGGGGACGGCGCGATCGCCCCGGACGACACCGTGCAGGACCTTCTCGACCTCTGGTTCCTGAAGATGGAGCAGGCCGACGGCGGTCCGCGGCCGGAAACCCTGGGCTACTACCGATCCCACCTCCGGTGGGTCCTCGACCCGAAGAAGACCGACCAGCCGTTAGGCGCCTATCAACTCCGGCACGTACGGCCCGTGATCATCCAGGCATCCCTGGACAGCGCAGGCGTCTCGCCCGACATGCGCGCCAAGATCCGCAGCGTGCTGGTCCGCGCGTTCAACCTGGCGATCTTCCACGTGGCGATCAACGGCAATCCAGCTTCGGCCGTGCCCTCGGTTCCGCTGCCTCGCAGCAAGAAGAAGCCTGTCCCCGTCGAGGATCTCGACGAAGTGCGTGCCGCTATCCGCGAGTGGGCCAACGCTGAGAAGCGGAACGGCCCGAAGAGCGTCGATCTACCCGACATTGTCGAGATGCTCATTGCCACCGGCATGCGCATCGGGGAGCTCCTCGCCCTGCGTTGGTCCGACATCGAACTGTCACCGCCACCGGAGCGGCGGGACGACGAGAGTTGGTTCCCCTGGCTGATGGTGAACGGTCAGATCACCTCGAAGGGCAAACGAGTGGACTACGGCAAGACTGACGCCGCGATCCGCCCCATCGCGCTTCCGGACTGGGCGGCGGCGCTGCTGCGCCGGCGGAAGGTGGCCCAGACGCCCAACGACCTTGACGCGGTGTTCATCACCCGCAACGGCACCTGGCACTATCCCACCAACATCCAGGGCCGACTCCGGCACATCCGCCACCTCGCCGATTATGAAGACCTCGCTGCACTCCGCGACGTCTCCCCGCACTCATTCCGTCGAACTGTGGCCACCGAGATCGACGAGGTCTACGACGCCGAGGCCGCGATGAACCAACTCGGCCACACCTCCAAGACGATCACCGAACGGCACTACATCAACCGCCGGCTCGTCGTGCCCGACTACCGAGCAGCGACCGAGCGCCTCGCTCCAGGCGACAAGGCGAACGACGGACCCGCTCTCGGCCGCTGA
- a CDS encoding helix-turn-helix transcriptional regulator — MSADMNTSDDVVSIVRDPFLNTDDACGYLGVPKATLLTWRVRRPGYGPRAVKAGGRLKYRLSELDRWLSTHVESFSEEDPPPAPGPGAVRTRNRANRVNGAALRANGPDGVA, encoded by the coding sequence ATGTCCGCAGACATGAACACCTCGGACGACGTCGTCTCGATCGTCCGCGACCCCTTCCTCAACACCGATGACGCGTGCGGCTACCTAGGCGTGCCGAAGGCAACGCTGCTGACGTGGCGTGTTCGCCGCCCCGGCTACGGGCCGCGCGCCGTCAAGGCGGGTGGCCGGCTCAAGTACCGCCTCTCAGAGCTGGACCGGTGGTTGAGCACTCACGTCGAGTCGTTCTCCGAAGAGGACCCGCCCCCCGCACCCGGCCCGGGCGCGGTCCGAACGCGCAACCGCGCCAATCGGGTGAACGGCGCTGCTCTGCGCGCAAACGGCCCTGACGGGGTCGCTTGA
- a CDS encoding single-stranded DNA-binding protein: MSIPTQMSLVGFIASAPELHFTKAGAECCRMRVGIEQWRKEVDGSFTKLDPTFHDMVAFESTARETYARFRKGDSFVASGYVHEYEVDGREGSVIKEEFVARKIGHNANKTDYVVQRGRHAADRPLTAVPQPPAVGL, from the coding sequence ATGTCCATCCCCACCCAGATGAGCCTGGTCGGCTTCATCGCCTCAGCACCCGAGCTTCACTTCACCAAGGCCGGCGCCGAGTGCTGCCGGATGCGCGTCGGCATCGAGCAGTGGCGCAAGGAAGTCGACGGCAGCTTCACCAAGCTCGACCCGACCTTCCACGACATGGTCGCCTTCGAGAGCACCGCACGCGAGACGTACGCCCGCTTCCGCAAGGGCGACTCCTTCGTGGCCAGTGGCTACGTCCACGAGTACGAGGTCGACGGCCGCGAGGGCAGCGTCATCAAGGAGGAGTTCGTCGCCCGCAAGATCGGCCACAACGCCAACAAGACCGACTACGTCGTCCAGCGCGGACGCCACGCCGCGGACCGACCCCTGACGGCTGTGCCGCAGCCACCCGCCGTCGGCCTCTGA